From one Dehalobacter sp. 12DCB1 genomic stretch:
- a CDS encoding response regulator transcription factor: protein MPEKFKVMLVDDEESIRRVVEQILIKDGYQFCYACNGETALKTFKREKPSLLILDVMLPEMDGFELCRIIRMDSPVPIIMLSAKGDIVDKSVGFNMGADDYIAKPFSPVELSLRIKALLRRTAHFTNYEQTMDHPNIFKIKDLEINCKHYEVKIRGQKAELTSKEFELLCFMAHNPGQVFTREQLFNILWGEDYVGDTGSITVFIRKIREKIEEEPARPQYIVTVWGVGYKFCSID, encoded by the coding sequence ATGCCGGAAAAGTTTAAAGTGATGCTCGTGGATGATGAAGAAAGCATAAGAAGAGTTGTAGAACAAATATTAATCAAAGATGGTTATCAGTTCTGTTATGCTTGCAATGGAGAAACCGCTTTAAAGACATTTAAAAGAGAGAAGCCTTCTCTTCTTATTCTTGATGTCATGTTGCCTGAAATGGATGGATTTGAACTTTGTAGAATTATCAGAATGGACAGTCCTGTCCCGATAATCATGCTTTCAGCGAAAGGAGATATCGTTGACAAAAGCGTAGGTTTTAATATGGGAGCTGACGATTATATCGCTAAGCCTTTTAGCCCTGTAGAATTGTCGCTGCGAATAAAAGCCCTACTAAGAAGAACAGCTCATTTTACCAATTATGAACAAACGATGGATCATCCGAATATCTTCAAAATAAAGGATCTAGAAATCAATTGTAAACATTATGAAGTAAAGATACGGGGACAAAAAGCTGAGCTAACATCAAAAGAATTCGAGCTTCTTTGCTTTATGGCGCATAATCCCGGACAGGTCTTTACCCGGGAGCAGCTTTTTAATATTTTATGGGGCGAAGACTATGTTGGGGATACTGGCTCTATTACTGTATTTATAAGAAAAATCCGGGAAAAAATTGAGGAAGAACCGGCTAGGCCCCAATATATTGTAACGGTTTGGGGCGTGGGATATAAATTCTGTAGTATCGACTGA
- a CDS encoding molecular chaperone TorD family protein, with the protein MEIASGQDSIAILLANRTYLYRLLQNFFGNEPTSEAIAILNSDHTTTSFYLLSIEDSLELIKDFAEQFKSNSEETLNKCRCEYTRLFIGPNRLPAPPWESVYVMKERLIFQESTFKVRQCYLEYNFLPVHYRLEADDHIALELDFMVNLSRLAESAFEVKDMDKVRRILGDQQTFLNEHLLVWTPQYISDLQAATLHPLYQGVANMLRAFLNADRDVVKEILASL; encoded by the coding sequence ATGGAAATAGCATCCGGACAGGATAGTATAGCCATACTTTTGGCAAATAGAACTTATCTTTATCGCTTATTGCAGAACTTTTTTGGAAACGAGCCTACTTCGGAAGCAATCGCTATTCTAAACAGCGATCATACCACGACCTCATTTTATTTGCTGTCTATAGAAGATAGTCTCGAACTCATAAAAGATTTTGCGGAGCAATTTAAAAGCAATAGCGAAGAAACTTTGAACAAATGTCGCTGTGAATATACAAGGCTGTTTATCGGTCCTAATCGTCTGCCTGCTCCTCCTTGGGAATCTGTGTATGTAATGAAAGAAAGGTTAATCTTTCAAGAAAGTACATTCAAAGTACGGCAATGTTACTTAGAATATAATTTTCTTCCTGTTCATTACCGCTTGGAAGCTGATGACCATATTGCTCTTGAACTGGATTTCATGGTAAACCTTAGTCGTCTTGCAGAATCAGCTTTTGAAGTAAAAGATATGGATAAAGTGCGAAGGATTTTGGGAGACCAACAAACTTTTTTAAATGAACACTTGCTGGTTTGGACTCCCCAATATATTTCAGATTTGCAAGCGGCAACTCTCCACCCTCTGTATCAGGGAGTAGCTAATATGTTGAGAGCGTTTTTAAATGCTGACCGGGATGTCGTTAAAGAAATATTGGCCTCTCTTTAA
- a CDS encoding FMN-binding protein encodes MKKLLSKMIVFAATAVFLLTLGFSWTYTDNDIIPFMNQVFPEAQSFQKIASSPVIYEGQTKGKNGRDEKIGYVVIEQAVAYGGPIKMVTGINPKGKIVGTVIAAHKDTPSFIDKVIEQKYLEKFIGKDITDPLSINKDIDRISGATFSSRGIAKAVSQGSHAVARSQFGLDVEDEVEPFKFGSKEIAVIALVILTVIGAAFKQRKLRWVALIGSLVFIGFQYNTPISLANIAALFMGNFPSIRENVVWYILLIGIPVITFIIGKNVYCFWLCPFGALQEITAKVGGGKFKCCNKAIEAKAAKLRYILIYLALIGAFLTKSPSFAGYEPFATLFGRQGFGIQWLILPVVVFSSFFISRFWCRFFCPGLILNEIILRPRRYVMGILEKAKLKKVRGSKGIEARSVNELNKIEVKG; translated from the coding sequence ATGAAAAAACTATTAAGTAAGATGATTGTATTTGCAGCAACAGCTGTATTTCTCCTAACGTTAGGTTTTAGTTGGACTTATACAGATAACGATATCATACCGTTTATGAATCAAGTTTTTCCGGAAGCGCAATCTTTTCAAAAGATTGCGTCTTCCCCTGTTATATACGAAGGGCAAACAAAAGGTAAAAACGGCAGGGATGAAAAAATAGGCTACGTTGTAATCGAGCAAGCGGTTGCTTACGGCGGTCCGATTAAAATGGTCACAGGAATTAACCCCAAAGGAAAAATTGTAGGGACGGTTATTGCCGCCCATAAGGATACGCCATCCTTTATCGATAAGGTCATCGAGCAGAAATATCTGGAGAAATTCATCGGAAAAGACATCACGGACCCTTTGTCCATTAACAAGGATATCGACCGGATATCGGGCGCAACCTTTTCTTCCCGGGGAATTGCCAAAGCAGTTTCCCAAGGCAGCCATGCCGTAGCCAGGAGCCAATTCGGACTGGATGTGGAGGATGAGGTTGAACCGTTTAAGTTCGGGTCTAAGGAAATTGCCGTTATCGCTTTGGTTATCCTGACGGTGATTGGCGCCGCATTCAAACAGAGAAAACTGCGCTGGGTTGCCCTGATAGGCAGTTTAGTCTTCATTGGCTTTCAATATAATACGCCCATTTCGCTTGCAAATATAGCTGCACTTTTCATGGGGAATTTCCCATCTATCCGTGAAAACGTCGTTTGGTATATCCTCTTAATCGGAATCCCGGTCATCACCTTTATAATAGGAAAGAATGTTTACTGTTTCTGGCTTTGCCCGTTTGGCGCTTTGCAGGAAATCACGGCCAAAGTGGGCGGGGGTAAATTCAAATGCTGTAATAAAGCGATCGAAGCAAAAGCGGCTAAACTAAGGTATATACTCATCTACCTGGCACTCATAGGCGCGTTCCTGACGAAGTCACCGAGTTTTGCCGGTTATGAACCATTCGCCACTTTATTTGGACGGCAGGGATTTGGTATCCAGTGGCTTATTTTGCCGGTCGTGGTTTTTAGTTCTTTCTTTATCAGCAGATTCTGGTGCAGGTTCTTTTGTCCGGGCTTGATACTCAATGAGATCATTTTACGCCCCAGGAGATATGTCATGGGGATTTTAGAAAAAGCCAAATTAAAAAAGGTTCGGGGAAGCAAGGGAATTGAAGCAAGATCTGTAAATGAATTGAATAAGATCGAGGTCAAAGGATGA
- a CDS encoding 4Fe-4S dicluster domain-containing protein, with product MGKLGFYFNMDACPGCRACQAACKDKNSLKVGVLFRKVRSFETGNYPNPGVYHYSGSCNHCKDPKCVASCPTRAMHIDADGTIQHDEDKCIGCRYCTWNCPYGVPQFIEELGKVGKCDGCKDLRDQGKNPACVDACNMRVLEWGDIDELKAKHGDSLTSDLPILPLSTVTNPSLLIKPRTTSLQENPREFVQYSRTKGV from the coding sequence ATGGGAAAATTAGGATTTTATTTCAATATGGATGCTTGCCCTGGCTGTCGTGCCTGTCAGGCTGCCTGTAAAGATAAAAATAGTTTAAAAGTTGGTGTACTTTTTCGTAAAGTAAGATCATTTGAGACGGGCAATTACCCTAATCCTGGAGTCTATCATTATTCCGGTTCCTGCAATCACTGCAAGGATCCTAAATGCGTAGCTAGCTGCCCTACCCGCGCCATGCATATTGATGCAGATGGTACAATACAACATGACGAAGATAAATGTATCGGTTGCCGCTATTGTACCTGGAATTGCCCTTATGGAGTGCCTCAATTTATCGAAGAATTGGGAAAGGTAGGAAAATGCGATGGCTGCAAGGATTTACGGGATCAGGGAAAGAACCCGGCTTGTGTAGATGCTTGCAATATGCGTGTGCTTGAATGGGGAGATATTGACGAATTGAAAGCTAAGCATGGTGATTCATTGACCAGTGACCTGCCTATTCTACCACTCTCTACTGTCACAAATCCTTCATTGCTGATTAAACCCAGAACAACAAGTTTACAAGAGAATCCACGGGAGTTTGTTCAATATTCTCGAACAAAGGGGGTTTAA
- a CDS encoding dehalogenase has protein sequence MTIFWMLLGVLMVSSVWFIYLKFQITGKMSVGRWILSGISILWGAFTLAWIGSSIAEGEIQAAGMGLLIFGAIFLVLVIVTVRLNSLIPSKKKANKAEAA, from the coding sequence ATGACGATATTCTGGATGCTTCTGGGTGTGTTGATGGTATCATCTGTTTGGTTCATTTATTTAAAATTTCAGATTACAGGTAAAATGTCTGTAGGCCGCTGGATTTTAAGTGGGATTTCCATACTGTGGGGAGCATTTACTCTGGCTTGGATCGGCAGCAGTATTGCCGAAGGCGAGATTCAGGCGGCAGGTATGGGGTTGTTAATCTTCGGAGCGATCTTTCTTGTCTTAGTCATCGTGACGGTACGGTTAAATTCCTTGATACCTTCCAAAAAGAAAGCTAATAAGGCAGAAGCAGCATAA
- the ccsB gene encoding c-type cytochrome biogenesis protein CcsB: MDYLERPLLIINILCYGVAVLLYIKHISIKSMDGLLKTKIGMAAKNMTIGGLIINSVVLIIRYIWTGYPPLSNMYEFFLLFNWGTVVVYLLMESRYNFKQAGPIVLIMITSIQVLLVFFMDNSVRPLMPALRSSWLYFHVLTAIIAYGSFAVSFALGIIYLWMDRLKLSKRIPISSDTSYNPNTIEEISYKMILVGISFLTLVIASGAVWAEQAWGSYWSWDPKETWALITWLIYASYLHIRMRGKWKGKFTIILTLIGFIVVLFTFAGVNILLPSLHSYV; this comes from the coding sequence ATGGATTATTTGGAAAGGCCCCTCCTAATAATTAATATCTTATGCTACGGTGTCGCCGTTCTTTTGTACATTAAACATATTTCAATCAAATCCATGGATGGGTTACTGAAAACAAAAATTGGTATGGCCGCAAAGAATATGACAATCGGTGGTTTGATTATCAACTCCGTTGTCTTAATTATCCGGTATATATGGACAGGCTACCCACCATTGTCCAACATGTACGAGTTTTTCCTGCTGTTTAATTGGGGAACCGTTGTGGTATATCTACTTATGGAATCCCGATATAATTTTAAACAGGCAGGTCCTATTGTTTTAATAATGATAACCAGCATACAGGTTCTTCTTGTGTTTTTCATGGACAACTCAGTCAGGCCCCTCATGCCTGCCTTAAGAAGCAGTTGGCTTTACTTTCACGTTCTAACAGCAATTATCGCTTATGGGTCGTTTGCTGTTTCTTTTGCATTAGGGATCATCTATCTTTGGATGGATCGGCTAAAATTGTCTAAGAGAATTCCTATTTCTTCAGACACTTCTTACAACCCCAATACAATTGAGGAAATATCCTATAAAATGATTCTCGTTGGTATCTCTTTTCTCACTTTGGTCATTGCTTCAGGAGCTGTCTGGGCAGAACAAGCTTGGGGATCCTATTGGTCATGGGACCCAAAAGAAACGTGGGCACTAATTACTTGGCTGATCTATGCTTCCTACCTGCATATCAGGATGAGGGGGAAGTGGAAAGGCAAGTTCACCATCATCCTAACTCTTATCGGCTTTATCGTCGTTCTTTTCACATTTGCCGGTGTAAATATTCTTCTTCCAAGTTTGCACAGCTATGTTTGA
- a CDS encoding molybdopterin-dependent oxidoreductase yields MADVIDRICDLSLSRRAFIKASTAAVAGLSLAGCGNTLKTVSTPVKLEERWVTGSCIYDCGGRCLNKALIRDGIVIRQKTDDTHPDSPDFFQQRACNRGRSLREHVFAADRLKYPMKRKHWEPGGGNKSLRGIDEWERISWDEALDILASELKKAKENYGNRSILIPHTSTRDRDINKVISLYGGYVSTWGTTSFGSWGTTATKVGYLFFSPDPVNDRIDMRKCDTVIMLGLNPAWSSPGSAFYHYLQVKEAGAKFIAIDPFYTDSAAALGAEWLPVRPGTDTALLLGIAHTLIVEDDPVTNPLIDWDFLKRCTIGFDAESMPKDEDPKENFKDYVLGTYDGHPKSADWASKICGLEPRQIRYIAHELRKDKKVAFLSSWAPARTSNSDGLPQLMMTLGAMTGHIGKSGHMTGCSVHRGGGNGGPYFLYKVGADKLPAIPRKVNDYINFSDLWQALLDGHYKSTGNKALLKAEEKELDIHVILQSSSNILGTTPNVLKGIEATRKVDFVAGLGQFLTASVKYSDLVLPVTTGWENVGEINRLGTKEALIISTQVIEPLYEAKTDRWIAIELMKRLSLKESDLFPFSEKQAFFNTIANTTVIDQSGKVTVPAVKTESSANLIMNTTVIQDAATFVPLARITAEDITEWGVQGAPQDGIVPFKELLEKGVYQIERKPGDNLEYIAFKKFVDDPEANPLKTSSGKFEIFSRDLANTINNMGYSSIKPIPTYIPPIEGYEDTFTDWNTQTKGEYPYQIVSLHHLSKAHTNFSNNPWLMEAWNNPIYMSSKDAESHKLKENDTVLVSSKYGKVLRTAHITERMMPGTMAIHHGCWPDIDNATGIDKGGSDNVLLGTPATGAGLNAYNSCLVKIEKWTDTPLIPDVEKSLDIIF; encoded by the coding sequence ATGGCCGATGTGATAGACAGGATTTGTGATTTAAGTCTTAGCAGAAGAGCCTTTATTAAAGCCAGTACGGCAGCTGTAGCCGGATTGTCTCTGGCAGGATGCGGCAATACGTTAAAAACTGTAAGTACGCCTGTAAAACTAGAGGAAAGATGGGTCACCGGCAGTTGTATTTATGATTGCGGCGGAAGGTGCTTGAATAAAGCATTAATCAGAGACGGGATCGTTATCAGACAAAAGACTGATGATACCCACCCGGATAGCCCTGATTTCTTTCAGCAAAGAGCATGTAATCGCGGCCGTAGTCTTAGAGAGCACGTGTTTGCTGCAGACAGGCTTAAATACCCTATGAAACGCAAGCATTGGGAGCCCGGTGGCGGAAACAAATCTTTACGCGGTATTGATGAATGGGAACGCATTTCCTGGGATGAAGCGTTAGACATTTTGGCCAGTGAACTAAAAAAAGCAAAAGAAAACTATGGCAACCGTTCAATATTAATTCCGCACACCTCAACCCGGGATAGGGACATTAATAAGGTAATAAGTCTTTATGGCGGATATGTCTCGACTTGGGGTACAACATCTTTTGGTTCATGGGGAACGACCGCCACGAAGGTTGGTTATTTGTTTTTTAGTCCAGATCCAGTTAATGACAGGATAGATATGCGCAAATGCGACACTGTCATAATGTTAGGTTTGAATCCAGCCTGGTCATCTCCTGGAAGCGCTTTCTATCATTATTTGCAAGTTAAAGAAGCCGGGGCAAAATTTATTGCTATTGACCCTTTCTACACCGATAGTGCCGCAGCTTTAGGGGCAGAATGGTTACCTGTACGTCCAGGTACAGATACAGCTCTGTTATTGGGTATAGCCCATACTTTAATTGTTGAAGATGATCCTGTAACAAATCCTTTGATTGATTGGGACTTTTTGAAACGTTGTACAATTGGTTTTGATGCAGAGAGCATGCCGAAAGACGAAGATCCTAAGGAGAACTTTAAAGATTATGTTCTTGGAACTTATGATGGTCATCCAAAATCTGCGGACTGGGCTTCAAAAATCTGTGGGCTTGAACCAAGGCAAATTCGTTATATCGCCCATGAACTAAGAAAAGATAAGAAGGTAGCTTTTTTGTCCAGCTGGGCGCCCGCCAGAACCAGTAATTCAGATGGATTGCCCCAGCTTATGATGACATTAGGTGCAATGACCGGCCATATTGGCAAATCAGGCCATATGACAGGATGCTCTGTTCACCGAGGTGGAGGTAACGGTGGGCCTTACTTTTTGTACAAAGTTGGTGCAGACAAACTGCCTGCAATACCAAGAAAAGTAAATGACTATATTAATTTTTCAGACCTTTGGCAAGCTTTATTGGATGGTCATTATAAATCTACCGGTAACAAAGCTTTGCTGAAAGCTGAGGAAAAGGAATTAGATATTCATGTAATTTTACAGTCCAGTAGCAATATCTTAGGAACTACACCCAATGTATTAAAGGGAATTGAAGCAACTCGCAAAGTGGACTTCGTTGCAGGCCTGGGTCAATTTCTGACGGCAAGTGTAAAGTATTCTGACTTAGTATTGCCCGTTACTACCGGTTGGGAAAACGTTGGTGAAATTAATCGTTTAGGTACAAAAGAAGCTTTGATCATATCTACCCAGGTAATTGAGCCCCTTTATGAAGCAAAGACTGATCGTTGGATTGCAATTGAGCTGATGAAGCGTCTAAGTCTTAAGGAAAGTGACCTGTTTCCTTTTAGCGAAAAACAAGCCTTTTTTAATACGATTGCCAATACAACAGTAATCGATCAGTCCGGCAAAGTAACAGTTCCCGCGGTCAAAACAGAATCTTCTGCTAATTTGATCATGAACACAACAGTAATTCAGGATGCCGCCACATTTGTCCCATTGGCTAGGATCACTGCGGAAGATATTACTGAATGGGGTGTCCAAGGAGCTCCGCAAGATGGGATAGTTCCTTTTAAAGAACTGCTGGAAAAAGGTGTCTATCAAATTGAAAGAAAACCCGGTGATAATTTAGAGTATATTGCTTTTAAAAAATTCGTGGATGACCCTGAAGCGAATCCATTAAAAACCTCAAGTGGGAAGTTTGAAATTTTCTCTAGGGATCTTGCCAATACGATTAACAACATGGGTTATTCCTCCATAAAACCTATTCCAACTTATATTCCACCAATAGAAGGTTATGAAGACACCTTCACTGATTGGAATACCCAGACGAAAGGAGAATATCCATACCAAATAGTATCGCTTCATCATTTAAGCAAGGCTCATACCAATTTCTCCAATAACCCCTGGTTAATGGAGGCTTGGAATAACCCGATATATATGAGTTCCAAAGACGCAGAAAGCCATAAATTGAAGGAGAACGATACCGTTCTTGTCAGTAGTAAATACGGAAAGGTCTTAAGAACGGCGCATATTACAGAGCGGATGATGCCAGGTACAATGGCGATCCATCACGGATGCTGGCCAGATATCGACAATGCCACAGGGATTGACAAAGGTGGTTCGGACAATGTTTTATTAGGAACACCTGCAACCGGTGCCGGATTAAATGCCTATAATTCCTGCCTTGTCAAGATTGAAAAATGGACAGATACACCCTTAATTCCTGATGTAGAAAAATCACTGGATATTATTTTTTAG
- a CDS encoding cytochrome c biogenesis protein ResB encodes MLKFLASIKTGAVRIPKLVRLLSEKQTDNHLIHFAPWLIHFAVIIILLGAFIKSFGGETDLFCFPDKDTAVPNPFADICSVHLKSFEIIYDDNGQIANWQSEIVMKRNGLAEVVGKTAVNHPIKSDGIKIYQSGYGYMHEMDLENTGKYETLNLPDDTPVQLSKNISVEISKTDSGYMLSKHEAGIYSGRFLMQPGTKIKVSPDITLTYKRTELYSVLKIKKDPGIPVVMAGFFLLCTGFFLLLIGKKQFLRKDKKNGLFGKAPPNN; translated from the coding sequence ATGTTGAAATTCCTCGCTTCCATAAAGACAGGAGCGGTCCGCATTCCAAAGCTTGTTCGGTTATTATCAGAAAAACAAACTGATAATCACTTAATCCATTTCGCTCCATGGCTCATCCATTTTGCTGTTATTATCATTTTGTTAGGAGCCTTTATAAAAAGCTTTGGAGGCGAAACGGACCTATTCTGTTTTCCGGACAAAGACACTGCTGTACCTAATCCTTTTGCAGACATCTGTTCCGTTCACCTAAAAAGCTTTGAGATAATCTATGACGACAATGGGCAGATTGCCAACTGGCAGTCTGAAATCGTTATGAAAAGAAATGGCCTTGCTGAAGTTGTTGGTAAAACGGCAGTTAACCACCCAATTAAATCTGATGGGATAAAAATATACCAGAGCGGTTATGGATATATGCATGAAATGGATCTTGAAAACACCGGCAAGTATGAGACACTTAATCTTCCCGATGATACTCCTGTGCAATTATCTAAAAACATCTCGGTAGAAATATCCAAAACGGATTCGGGGTACATGCTAAGTAAACATGAGGCGGGAATCTATTCGGGACGATTTCTTATGCAACCAGGAACCAAAATAAAGGTTAGCCCTGATATCACGCTTACTTACAAAAGAACAGAACTCTATTCCGTTTTGAAAATAAAGAAGGATCCTGGGATACCTGTCGTAATGGCTGGTTTTTTTCTTCTATGTACCGGATTTTTTCTCTTATTGATTGGGAAAAAGCAATTTTTGAGGAAGGATAAAAAGAATGGATTATTTGGAAAGGCCCCTCCTAATAATTAA
- a CDS encoding DmsC/YnfH family molybdoenzyme membrane anchor subunit produces the protein MGEIALLIFSLCLQAAIGTMLCITLGKVFYKDLVFKKAVLVTAILSVIGVLASLIHLGRPLSFLNSLNHLGGSWLSNEAFLAGIFMGITVLYALVLYVKPNNQTYNTVLRYAGSLVGLATVFTMAKVYATTAVPVWQGINTYVDFYATTTAIGVMIFIVAGFKEIKNIDKRLLGIIILASVIIQVTFAVPNAIGLSLNGMAAQASVKILNGMSVAVGLKWLLILGGAGILMWSAAQETDFEATKSSTGWIYFAGLMLVIGELIGRYVFYAAMMATTVGLT, from the coding sequence ATGGGAGAAATCGCTTTATTGATTTTTTCACTTTGTCTGCAGGCCGCAATTGGAACTATGTTGTGTATAACATTGGGTAAAGTGTTTTATAAAGATCTAGTATTTAAAAAAGCCGTTTTAGTAACGGCGATCTTAAGTGTCATCGGTGTCCTCGCCTCCTTGATTCACCTGGGACGCCCCCTGTCATTCTTAAATTCTCTCAATCACCTTGGAGGTTCTTGGTTAAGCAATGAGGCATTCTTAGCGGGGATCTTTATGGGAATAACCGTATTATATGCCTTAGTCCTTTATGTAAAACCTAATAATCAAACTTATAATACAGTACTACGATACGCTGGAAGCCTAGTTGGTCTGGCCACTGTTTTCACTATGGCAAAAGTCTATGCTACGACAGCTGTTCCTGTATGGCAGGGAATCAACACATATGTTGATTTTTATGCTACCACAACTGCTATAGGAGTTATGATTTTTATTGTAGCAGGTTTCAAAGAAATCAAAAATATTGATAAAAGGCTTTTGGGAATTATTATTCTAGCTTCTGTGATTATTCAAGTGACCTTTGCAGTTCCCAATGCGATTGGCTTAAGTCTTAATGGAATGGCTGCCCAGGCAAGTGTCAAAATATTAAACGGAATGAGTGTGGCTGTTGGTCTGAAGTGGCTGCTTATTTTGGGAGGGGCAGGAATCCTGATGTGGTCTGCAGCCCAGGAAACGGACTTCGAAGCGACAAAATCTTCAACAGGATGGATTTATTTTGCTGGCCTTATGCTGGTTATCGGCGAGCTTATAGGCAGATATGTTTTTTATGCGGCTATGATGGCTACTACTGTTGGATTGACTTAA
- a CDS encoding reductive dehalogenase, producing MDSKENDFRDIKLKLSRRNFLKSSIGIGLGASVLSYDMLVNPENSLAAGLSITEHDTMPVEISADYQRMEQKNTVIIRGRTGDPKIKPYFDSYLGKRDGLIPQKGGDGWSEIDAALDIAAWSVENDFNKGSAAGIAGNGLYSWEGKVNPNMVTFESPEAASKTIKKAAAFLGASLVGIAPYDERWVYSTVVNMKTRESVPNNLPFKPKSVIVMALEMNYEAFQTAPALIGAAAAGNIYSNMSATAHKVATFVRRLGYQAIPCGNDTALSVPLAIHAGLGELSRIGILVTPKFGPRVRLCKVFTDMPLAVDKPITFGVKEFCTTCMKCADACPSEAISKEKEPSFQLGSVSTNPGVKKWAADGEKCASFWGENGGDCGICIKVCPYNKLDEWQHDLAKLGTRTPARPILRFFDDLFGYGKANVVDETKKFWNK from the coding sequence ATGGATTCAAAAGAGAATGACTTCAGGGACATAAAATTAAAACTAAGTAGACGGAATTTCTTAAAAAGTTCTATCGGCATCGGATTAGGGGCTAGCGTTCTAAGTTACGATATGCTAGTTAATCCAGAGAATAGTCTTGCCGCTGGTCTGTCAATAACTGAGCACGATACAATGCCGGTAGAAATCTCAGCGGATTATCAACGGATGGAACAAAAAAATACTGTTATCATACGTGGTCGGACTGGAGATCCTAAAATCAAGCCTTATTTTGATAGCTATTTAGGGAAAAGAGATGGTTTGATACCTCAAAAGGGCGGGGATGGCTGGAGTGAAATCGATGCTGCGCTTGATATTGCAGCCTGGTCTGTGGAAAATGATTTTAATAAAGGAAGCGCTGCAGGTATAGCGGGGAATGGGTTATATTCCTGGGAAGGTAAAGTAAATCCTAACATGGTTACATTCGAAAGCCCGGAAGCAGCGAGTAAGACAATAAAAAAAGCAGCCGCATTTTTGGGTGCTAGTCTGGTGGGGATTGCTCCTTATGACGAGCGATGGGTATATTCTACCGTAGTTAATATGAAAACACGTGAAAGCGTACCAAATAATTTGCCATTTAAGCCTAAAAGTGTCATTGTCATGGCTTTAGAAATGAATTATGAAGCTTTTCAGACTGCCCCTGCACTCATTGGAGCCGCCGCGGCCGGAAATATCTATTCGAACATGAGTGCTACTGCTCACAAAGTAGCTACTTTTGTAAGAAGGTTAGGTTATCAGGCTATACCCTGTGGCAACGATACCGCTTTAAGTGTACCTCTAGCTATTCATGCAGGATTAGGGGAACTTAGCAGAATAGGGATTCTTGTTACACCAAAGTTTGGTCCAAGAGTAAGGTTATGCAAAGTATTTACAGATATGCCGCTGGCAGTCGATAAACCGATTACCTTTGGGGTTAAAGAATTCTGCACAACCTGTATGAAGTGTGCGGATGCTTGTCCTTCAGAAGCCATCTCGAAAGAAAAAGAACCAAGTTTTCAACTCGGCTCTGTCTCAACAAATCCGGGAGTTAAAAAATGGGCTGCAGATGGAGAAAAATGTGCTTCTTTCTGGGGTGAAAATGGCGGTGACTGCGGAATTTGTATCAAAGTATGTCCGTACAATAAACTTGACGAATGGCAGCATGATTTAGCGAAACTGGGCACAAGGACACCCGCAAGACCAATTCTTAGGTTCTTCGATGATTTGTTTGGATACGGAAAAGCAAATGTCGTAGATGAAACAAAGAAATTCTGGAATAAATAA